The following are encoded in a window of Methylicorpusculum oleiharenae genomic DNA:
- a CDS encoding cytochrome ubiquinol oxidase subunit I yields MIINEVVELSRLQFALTALYHFLFVPLTLGLSFLLAIMESVYVMTNKLIYKDMTRFWGKLFGINFAMGVTTGITMEFQFGTNWAYYSHYVGDIFGLPLAIEGMMAFFLESTFVGLFFFGWDRLSQLQHLMITWLLALGTSLSALWILIANGWMQHPVGAEFNFETMRMELTSFPDLFFNPIAQVKFVHTVAAGYVTGSMFVLGISAYYLLNNCDVAFARRSFRIAAGFGLASILSVIVLGDESGYTVGEVQKAKLATIEAEWETEEAPASFTLIGFPNEDTMTTDYAIKFPWLLGLIATRTYDEKVGGIKQILDNNRERIKNGMLAYQSLEKLRKDAANPVLRAEFATRQDDLGYGLLLKKYTPNVVDATPEQIEAATRTSIPKVAPMFWAFRGMVFSGVIMLFIFVAAFYFNAKRTAHSKRWLLRLAFYGMPLPWIAAELGWVVAEYGRQPWTIAGILPTHLSSSSLSVDQLYLSLAGFALFYTVLLCIELFLMVKYVKLGPSSLHTGRYHFEQPGVSHV; encoded by the coding sequence ATGATTATCAATGAAGTCGTTGAATTGTCGAGACTACAGTTTGCCTTGACAGCCTTGTATCATTTTTTATTTGTACCGTTAACCTTGGGCCTATCGTTTCTGCTCGCCATTATGGAGTCGGTCTATGTGATGACCAACAAACTCATATACAAGGATATGACGCGCTTTTGGGGAAAGTTGTTCGGCATAAATTTTGCCATGGGGGTGACAACCGGCATTACCATGGAATTTCAATTCGGCACCAATTGGGCTTACTACTCACATTATGTTGGCGATATATTTGGTTTGCCGCTTGCCATCGAAGGGATGATGGCCTTTTTTCTGGAATCGACCTTTGTCGGCTTGTTTTTCTTCGGATGGGACCGGTTAAGCCAGTTACAACATCTCATGATTACCTGGTTGTTGGCATTAGGCACGAGTTTATCTGCTTTGTGGATTTTAATTGCCAATGGCTGGATGCAACATCCGGTCGGCGCTGAATTTAACTTCGAAACCATGCGCATGGAATTGACCAGTTTTCCTGATCTTTTCTTCAATCCGATTGCTCAGGTCAAATTTGTGCATACCGTTGCCGCCGGTTATGTCACAGGATCCATGTTTGTATTGGGTATCAGTGCCTATTATTTATTGAACAATTGTGATGTTGCCTTTGCCAGGCGGTCTTTTCGAATCGCTGCCGGGTTTGGCTTGGCTTCTATTTTATCGGTTATCGTCTTGGGCGATGAAAGCGGCTACACGGTGGGTGAAGTACAAAAAGCCAAACTGGCGACCATTGAAGCCGAATGGGAAACTGAGGAAGCCCCCGCCTCTTTTACGCTGATTGGTTTTCCAAATGAAGACACGATGACGACTGATTACGCTATCAAATTTCCCTGGCTATTGGGACTGATTGCCACGCGGACTTATGATGAAAAAGTAGGCGGCATCAAGCAGATTCTTGATAATAACCGCGAACGCATCAAAAACGGCATGTTGGCTTATCAGAGTTTGGAAAAGCTGAGAAAAGATGCCGCCAATCCTGTTTTGAGGGCGGAGTTCGCAACCCGGCAGGATGATTTGGGCTATGGCTTATTGCTTAAAAAATATACACCGAATGTAGTCGACGCGACGCCAGAACAAATCGAAGCGGCAACACGTACTTCCATTCCAAAAGTCGCCCCCATGTTCTGGGCTTTTCGGGGTATGGTATTTAGCGGCGTCATCATGCTCTTTATCTTTGTTGCCGCATTTTATTTTAATGCGAAACGAACTGCACACAGCAAGCGCTGGTTACTACGACTGGCCTTTTACGGCATGCCCCTGCCCTGGATAGCCGCCGAACTGGGCTGGGTGGTCGCAGAATACGGAAGGCAGCCCTGGACTATCGCCGGAATTTTGCCGACTCATTTGAGCAGTTCCAGTCTCAGTGTCGATCAACTGTATCTCAGCCTGGCCGGATTTGCTTTGTTTTATACCGTACTGTTGTGTATCGAATTATTCCTGATGGTCAAGTATGTAAAATTAGGACCCAGCAGTTTGCATACCGGTCGTTATCATTTTGAACAACCCGGAGTTAGCCATGTTTGA
- the hypD gene encoding hydrogenase formation protein HypD codes for MALSAQQWLVKINELPVTETTKIMNVCGGHERTIALSGLRSVLPEWIELIPGPGCPVCVCPEEDIYQAIQLSLEKNIILAAFGDMLRVPVNAGKQAIRTLSQAKATGADIRAIASPIETLMIAKENPGQTVVFFAAGFETTFAPVAAMLAEGAPGNLLILSSGRLTWPAVALLLDSEQPNFDALIAPGHVATVMGPEQWQFVVSRHQLPVAIAGFTPDSLLAAIYSVLRQRMDNHLFVDNCYEQVVKPGGNRRAQQFLSQVFEVSDAPWRGIGTIPHSGYTLQAHFAHHDVQLHFGSFREDARRHVGEMPPGCDCARVVMGKIKPVDCKLYGRLCVPSQPVGPCMVSDEGACRIWWSAGIKPDVGLKSAELT; via the coding sequence ATGGCCTTAAGTGCTCAGCAATGGCTGGTAAAAATAAACGAATTGCCGGTGACTGAAACGACAAAAATCATGAATGTCTGCGGGGGTCATGAGCGCACAATTGCTTTGTCAGGGCTTCGCAGCGTGCTGCCGGAATGGATAGAGCTGATACCCGGGCCGGGGTGTCCAGTTTGTGTCTGTCCCGAGGAAGATATTTATCAAGCTATACAGCTTTCGCTAGAGAAAAATATCATCCTGGCCGCCTTCGGCGACATGCTCAGGGTGCCTGTCAATGCGGGTAAACAGGCTATTCGTACCTTATCGCAGGCTAAAGCTACCGGTGCGGATATTCGAGCGATTGCCAGTCCTATCGAGACGTTGATGATTGCAAAAGAGAATCCCGGGCAAACCGTCGTATTTTTTGCGGCGGGGTTTGAAACTACATTCGCGCCTGTGGCCGCAATGCTGGCAGAAGGCGCGCCTGGAAATCTGCTGATTTTGAGCAGCGGTCGTCTGACATGGCCGGCAGTGGCTTTGTTGCTGGATTCAGAGCAGCCGAATTTCGATGCGCTGATCGCGCCAGGGCATGTGGCGACGGTGATGGGTCCCGAACAATGGCAGTTTGTCGTTTCGCGCCATCAGCTTCCTGTTGCGATTGCCGGTTTTACTCCGGACAGTTTACTGGCAGCCATTTACTCGGTGCTGCGGCAGCGCATGGATAACCATTTGTTCGTCGATAATTGTTATGAACAAGTGGTCAAACCCGGAGGTAATCGCCGTGCTCAACAGTTTCTGTCTCAAGTTTTTGAGGTGTCCGATGCACCGTGGCGGGGTATCGGTACGATTCCTCATTCTGGATATACCTTACAAGCGCATTTTGCCCACCATGATGTTCAGCTGCATTTTGGGTCTTTCCGGGAAGACGCGCGCCGTCATGTCGGCGAAATGCCGCCCGGTTGCGATTGCGCGCGCGTCGTTATGGGAAAGATCAAGCCGGTTGACTGTAAATTGTATGGCCGTTTGTGTGTGCCGAGTCAACCGGTAGGGCCTTGTATGGTTTCTGATGAAGGTGCCTGCCGGATTTGGTGGAGTGCCGGTATAAAACCTGATGTTGGTCTAAAAAGCGCTGAACTGACTTAA
- a CDS encoding DUF599 domain-containing protein: protein MSYDIIAFIVCFLLVLAYYVYLKRRTRLEPESSLHSLNSTIREQWVEMVMTRGNMEILAIQTLRNSVMAANFMATTAILLIIGTLNLSEKIGSWALAWHPSHLAVSVSTELWQLKLGLLLLNFSIAFYCFSMAIRYFNHVGYMINVPGLGSTDNVLFKKTCAFLNKAGSFYTLGTRSFFFSLPIILWFFGPYFLMLGTIGLLCGLAMLDKVPGH from the coding sequence ATGTCTTACGATATCATTGCTTTTATAGTCTGTTTCCTGCTGGTATTGGCTTATTATGTCTATTTAAAACGGCGCACCCGGCTTGAACCGGAGTCAAGCCTGCATTCGCTAAATTCCACTATCCGGGAGCAATGGGTGGAAATGGTGATGACGAGAGGCAATATGGAAATACTGGCTATTCAAACTTTGCGCAACTCTGTCATGGCGGCAAACTTCATGGCAACAACCGCCATATTGTTGATAATCGGAACCTTAAACTTAAGTGAAAAAATTGGGTCCTGGGCACTCGCTTGGCATCCATCACATTTAGCAGTATCCGTATCCACCGAATTATGGCAACTAAAACTAGGATTATTGCTTCTCAATTTTTCTATTGCCTTTTATTGTTTCTCGATGGCAATACGTTACTTTAATCATGTCGGCTATATGATTAATGTTCCCGGTTTAGGGTCGACGGATAACGTTTTGTTTAAAAAAACGTGTGCCTTTTTAAACAAAGCAGGCAGTTTTTATACCTTGGGAACTCGTTCTTTCTTTTTCAGCCTCCCGATCATTTTGTGGTTTTTCGGCCCGTATTTTTTGATGCTGGGTACGATTGGACTACTTTGCGGTCTGGCTATGCTCGATAAGGTACCCGGTCATTAG
- the cydB gene encoding cytochrome d ubiquinol oxidase subunit II, with amino-acid sequence MFDYETLKVIWWGLLVFLVCGFAVLDGFDFGIGMLLPFLGKTDDERRVMLNTVGPTWEGSQTWLVTLGGITFGAWALVYATLFSGLYTGLLVLLFGLFLRPVGFDYRSKLVDTRWRSTWDWALFCGGLVPVLVLGLTVGNLIVGLPFQLDADLRSTYSGGFWDLFSPFALLTAVIAIALCCLHGAVFLQWRTEGDLAERSKRIIRWSTIIFALSFMLAGFWIAFGIEGYRITQLMDTSHALNPLTKTVEKAVGAWLDNYQHYPLLIIAPVTALLGCALNIKLSKDEHEGLAFLVSSLVMIAAIVTAGGSMFPFIMPSSLDYNSSLTVWDAGGSQHTLQLLFFATVILMPIVLCYTIWVYRVMRGKVTVEHIQQNQTSLY; translated from the coding sequence ATGTTTGACTACGAAACCTTAAAAGTAATCTGGTGGGGCCTTCTGGTATTTCTGGTGTGCGGATTTGCCGTTCTGGATGGATTTGATTTTGGTATAGGAATGCTATTGCCTTTTCTGGGTAAAACCGATGACGAGCGACGAGTGATGCTCAATACTGTAGGACCGACGTGGGAAGGAAGCCAAACCTGGCTGGTCACTTTGGGCGGCATCACCTTTGGGGCTTGGGCTTTAGTCTATGCCACATTATTTTCAGGACTTTATACAGGTCTGCTGGTGCTCTTATTCGGCTTGTTTTTGCGCCCGGTCGGCTTTGATTACCGAAGCAAACTGGTGGATACTCGCTGGCGATCTACATGGGATTGGGCTTTATTTTGCGGAGGATTAGTCCCTGTGCTGGTCTTGGGTTTGACAGTTGGCAACTTGATAGTGGGATTACCGTTTCAACTGGATGCCGATTTACGCTCAACCTATTCGGGAGGTTTTTGGGATCTCTTTAGTCCGTTCGCCTTATTGACAGCCGTCATTGCCATTGCATTATGCTGCCTGCATGGTGCCGTATTTTTACAATGGCGCACAGAAGGTGATTTGGCTGAGCGGTCAAAGCGGATTATTCGCTGGAGCACGATTATTTTTGCACTCAGTTTTATGCTAGCCGGATTCTGGATCGCCTTCGGTATAGAGGGATATCGTATCACGCAACTCATGGACACTTCGCATGCCCTGAATCCATTGACTAAAACGGTAGAAAAAGCCGTTGGTGCCTGGCTCGATAACTACCAACACTATCCTTTATTAATAATTGCCCCCGTGACGGCACTGCTGGGTTGCGCACTCAATATCAAATTAAGCAAGGACGAACATGAAGGCCTGGCTTTTTTGGTCAGCAGTCTGGTCATGATTGCGGCGATAGTGACTGCCGGAGGCTCAATGTTTCCTTTCATTATGCCGTCCAGTCTTGACTACAACAGCAGCCTTACTGTGTGGGACGCAGGCGGCAGCCAACATACACTGCAATTATTGTTTTTCGCAACCGTGATACTGATGCCGATTGTCTTGTGCTACACCATTTGGGTTTACCGGGTAATGCGGGGCAAAGTGACGGTTGAACATATTCAACAAAATCAAACCAGCTTGTATTGA
- the hypB gene encoding hydrogenase nickel incorporation protein HypB has protein sequence MCTTCGCQITSGNESQIPVEKSADGGATSVLTRLMAGNDLQADHNRMHFDQLGVLVINLMSSPGSGKTALLEATIVQGRERFRMAVIEGDLETENDALRIRAHGVQAHQITTGSACHLDAHLVHEALHKIDFSGIDVLFIENVGNLVCPASFDLGHHLNVILLSVAEGDDKPAKYPVMFRAADVMLITKTDLSPYLDEFSNERAAQNLRNLANQVPIFHLSARNGEGIDVWLDWMEEQIQLQKQHVKNRPSFRPVRQPDAGLHATRILLSPVHPVSKS, from the coding sequence ATGTGTACTACCTGTGGTTGTCAAATTACATCAGGAAACGAGTCTCAGATTCCAGTGGAAAAGTCGGCTGACGGGGGGGCAACTTCCGTTTTGACCCGGCTGATGGCCGGTAACGATCTGCAGGCTGACCATAATCGCATGCATTTTGATCAACTGGGTGTTTTGGTCATTAACTTAATGTCTTCGCCCGGCTCGGGTAAAACCGCATTACTTGAAGCCACGATTGTGCAGGGTCGGGAAAGGTTTCGAATGGCCGTGATTGAAGGGGATCTGGAAACTGAAAATGATGCACTGCGCATCCGCGCACACGGTGTTCAGGCGCACCAAATCACAACCGGTTCGGCATGCCATCTGGATGCCCATTTAGTCCACGAGGCGCTGCATAAAATCGACTTTTCAGGCATTGATGTGCTATTTATTGAGAATGTCGGTAATCTTGTTTGTCCTGCCAGTTTTGATTTAGGTCATCATCTCAATGTGATTCTGTTGTCCGTTGCGGAAGGGGATGACAAACCAGCCAAATATCCGGTGATGTTCCGCGCGGCGGATGTGATGCTGATTACCAAAACAGATTTGTCGCCCTATCTGGATGAGTTCTCAAATGAAAGGGCAGCGCAAAATTTACGCAATCTGGCCAATCAGGTACCGATTTTTCATTTGTCCGCACGGAACGGAGAGGGCATCGATGTCTGGTTGGACTGGATGGAAGAGCAGATTCAGCTTCAAAAGCAACACGTTAAAAATCGGCCTTCATTCCGGCCTGTGCGACAGCCTGATGCCGGGTTGCATGCAACCCGCATTTTATTAAGCCCCGTCCATCCTGTAAGCAAGTCATAG
- the hypA gene encoding hydrogenase maturation nickel metallochaperone HypA, which yields MHELSLCDDLIRQVQLLADQHHAQNIARVTVSLGTLSGVEPVLLVQAFEILKAGTAASNARLIINTVPVRIRCDHCGREADVDPNRLICPACKSLDTQLLSGSEFILSQVELFVAS from the coding sequence ATGCATGAATTGTCGCTGTGTGATGATTTGATCAGACAGGTTCAATTGCTTGCGGATCAGCATCATGCTCAAAATATCGCGCGAGTTACTGTCAGTTTAGGCACATTATCAGGTGTCGAGCCGGTTTTGCTAGTCCAGGCATTTGAAATTCTCAAAGCGGGAACTGCCGCGTCGAATGCCCGTCTGATCATTAACACCGTACCGGTCAGAATTAGATGCGATCATTGCGGACGTGAAGCCGATGTTGATCCCAATAGACTTATATGCCCGGCATGCAAAAGTTTGGATACGCAACTGCTCAGTGGCAGCGAGTTCATCTTGAGTCAGGTTGAGCTTTTTGTGGCGTCCTGA
- the cydP gene encoding cytochrome oxidase putative small subunit CydP yields the protein MESKFKPFAFIGLTGLTPTSLSKEILAALIVKFILLSGLWWLFFAGNKQPVDDQRVHTLFFNESEGSIERK from the coding sequence GTGGAAAGCAAATTTAAACCGTTCGCTTTCATTGGCTTAACGGGGTTAACTCCCACATCGTTGAGCAAAGAAATTCTTGCGGCTTTAATTGTAAAATTTATTTTACTGAGCGGTCTCTGGTGGCTGTTTTTTGCCGGTAATAAACAACCGGTGGACGATCAGCGGGTACACACATTATTTTTTAATGAATCTGAAGGTTCAATCGAGAGGAAGTAG
- the cydX gene encoding cytochrome bd-I oxidase subunit CydX, with protein sequence MWYFAWILGVSLACALAIINAMWLELYEDDEHEHDTR encoded by the coding sequence ATGTGGTATTTCGCGTGGATATTGGGTGTCAGTTTGGCCTGTGCGTTAGCAATCATCAATGCGATGTGGCTGGAATTGTATGAAGATGACGAGCATGAGCACGATACCCGCTAG
- a CDS encoding HypC/HybG/HupF family hydrogenase formation chaperone — MCLAFPMQIVEINGFEARCLFKGIQRTVNLFLLQDEEIQVGDYVLIHVGYALQKVDEEEAFSTWELLDQLAVNESDYA, encoded by the coding sequence ATGTGCCTGGCTTTTCCAATGCAGATTGTTGAAATTAATGGTTTTGAAGCCCGTTGTTTATTTAAAGGGATACAGCGCACGGTTAATTTGTTTTTATTACAGGATGAAGAGATCCAGGTGGGTGATTACGTTCTGATTCATGTTGGTTATGCGCTGCAGAAAGTTGATGAAGAGGAGGCCTTTTCCACCTGGGAATTGCTGGATCAACTCGCCGTCAATGAATCAGACTATGCATGA
- the hfq gene encoding RNA chaperone Hfq translates to MSKGQNLQDNFLNTLRKEHTPVSIFLVNGIKLQGRVDSFDQYVIMLKNTVSQMVYKHAISTIVPGKPVKLSRENEIIED, encoded by the coding sequence ATGTCGAAAGGGCAAAATTTACAGGATAATTTTTTAAATACTCTCAGAAAAGAACACACCCCCGTTTCCATTTTTTTAGTTAATGGTATTAAACTGCAAGGGCGTGTTGATTCATTTGATCAGTATGTGATTATGCTTAAGAATACTGTCAGTCAGATGGTCTATAAGCATGCGATATCAACGATTGTACCGGGCAAACCTGTCAAACTTAGCCGCGAAAACGAAATCATTGAAGATTAA
- the hypE gene encoding hydrogenase expression/formation protein HypE, translating to MNSPIQFPDTHISLAHGNGGRRMRELIEKLFARHLAIDTLDIQSDAATLKIPVATDDLLITTDGYTVEPLEFPGGTIGSLAVYGTVNDLAVSGAEPLYMTLTAFIEEGLEISVLDRVLNSMANACRECKIAVVAGDTKVLKRGEGGGIYFSTTGVGFRKTASNLGLKQIKTGDLILLSGTAGDHGTAVMLAREQFGLSGTLQSDAASVLPITRILMALPGLAFMRDPTRGGVATVMHEITQACNKTVRLLESSIPVHDQVKAVSEILGYDPLYMANEGRVVAVVDPEHANQSLSALHAWGYTDAAIIGRIEDGRKHVILETTIGGERLLEQLEDDPLPRIC from the coding sequence ATGAACTCACCCATCCAATTTCCCGATACTCATATCAGTCTTGCTCACGGCAACGGCGGACGGCGCATGCGCGAACTGATAGAAAAACTCTTCGCCAGGCACCTGGCCATCGATACGCTCGATATTCAAAGCGATGCAGCCACTCTCAAAATACCCGTCGCTACTGATGATTTACTCATTACAACAGATGGCTATACGGTAGAACCCCTGGAGTTTCCGGGCGGTACAATCGGCAGTCTCGCGGTTTACGGAACGGTTAATGATCTTGCTGTATCGGGCGCTGAACCGCTGTATATGACATTGACTGCATTCATTGAAGAAGGGCTTGAAATCAGCGTGCTTGACCGGGTACTGAACAGCATGGCGAATGCCTGCCGGGAATGCAAGATAGCTGTCGTTGCCGGTGATACCAAAGTCTTAAAACGCGGCGAGGGAGGTGGAATTTATTTTTCGACCACAGGCGTGGGCTTTAGAAAAACGGCCAGCAACCTGGGTTTGAAACAAATCAAAACCGGCGATCTCATTTTATTGAGTGGCACGGCAGGAGACCACGGCACAGCAGTCATGCTAGCCCGCGAACAATTCGGCCTCAGCGGCACGTTGCAATCGGATGCGGCCAGTGTGCTGCCTATTACCCGTATCCTGATGGCTTTACCCGGCCTGGCTTTTATGCGCGACCCCACCCGAGGCGGAGTTGCAACGGTCATGCACGAAATAACTCAAGCCTGTAACAAAACTGTTCGTCTGTTAGAGTCGTCAATTCCTGTCCACGATCAAGTCAAAGCCGTTTCGGAAATATTGGGCTACGATCCTCTCTATATGGCCAACGAAGGCCGCGTTGTTGCTGTTGTTGACCCTGAGCATGCCAATCAGTCATTGTCGGCGCTTCATGCCTGGGGCTATACCGACGCGGCTATTATCGGTCGGATTGAAGATGGGCGTAAGCACGTCATATTGGAAACCACCATCGGCGGCGAACGGCTGCTTGAACAATTGGAAGACGACCCCTTACCACGGATTTGCTGA
- a CDS encoding zeta toxin family protein: MNKNRAPFISSHDRLKKLRTALAIGRGCQVLASLQLEAEGTISHDVTKRVTYLTGLFSRIHREMFQDWREQTTVSHRPGTIVDADNRQKFRKTIARLVLDEDNNRDTAIFDNNGFVIYTETIAERLADFYAKMREVRPFGYGNRITLDLFITLLGKLPAFKSVYPHGIDFRRIDQNDSQALHGPDSAHPLLTIAFLHALDPLRNKVLNNTPNGYGKWPENKKFISGIPFLSHTTADGVKCLVTVNGALMPIELIREELFIAGKHIADYPYCTPENIIGYLPGTEDLRQPGKTEIDGITLGDTGSAPLFCLDINMLTGLRSPSHIELQELIRECVGEKKPVFVLANNEVLKQELIKAANGDQRLVRSVEIAYERLAKVIRILDAAEAEIFSGKTPDSNPKLFMAMGGAGAGKTAVQEIAHASCGGNYVIASLDDFRKKSDLYKVLTAANHHSDDYVYVEPFANRLRDSVAMRAKQHRINLMYDGTGIPYSPRYSGIIANFKQAGFTTQIIAVDAFLVKPEGREHELSRLSVVGSVKKRFGKTGRALPWVITIYKHIHAPESFLNAFDDMNLDKIVLFANDGDRTNQYLVAESFELSDHEIDMIKEHQQSGSLAKYLTGLSKNREDSVYRNFSADDKNLLKELINRNPERGENNAAYLITNGNKVLAIYNARRLVDFIEKRQLNPNASYEAGLVHKSASLSFHVDPDSDTPWLVRLQDAFQG, translated from the coding sequence ATGAATAAAAATCGCGCCCCCTTTATTTCCTCGCATGATCGGCTAAAAAAACTGCGTACTGCTCTGGCAATTGGCCGAGGCTGTCAAGTGCTCGCCAGCTTACAACTGGAAGCTGAAGGCACAATTTCTCATGACGTTACCAAGCGTGTTACTTATCTCACCGGACTGTTTTCCAGGATACACCGGGAAATGTTTCAGGACTGGCGGGAGCAAACCACGGTGAGCCATCGGCCCGGAACAATTGTCGATGCGGATAATCGTCAAAAATTCCGGAAAACCATAGCCCGTCTGGTCCTCGATGAGGACAACAACAGGGATACTGCGATTTTCGACAACAATGGTTTTGTAATTTATACCGAGACTATTGCGGAAAGACTCGCTGATTTTTATGCCAAAATGCGCGAAGTCAGGCCGTTTGGCTATGGAAACCGAATCACGCTGGATCTGTTTATTACTTTATTGGGTAAATTGCCTGCATTTAAAAGCGTTTATCCTCATGGCATCGATTTTCGGCGTATTGATCAAAACGATTCTCAGGCTTTGCATGGCCCCGATTCAGCTCATCCCTTGTTGACCATCGCTTTCCTGCATGCTTTGGACCCATTACGTAACAAAGTCCTTAATAATACGCCCAACGGCTACGGTAAATGGCCGGAAAATAAAAAGTTTATTTCAGGCATTCCTTTTTTGTCGCACACCACAGCCGACGGTGTTAAATGTCTTGTGACCGTTAATGGCGCTTTAATGCCGATTGAGTTGATTCGTGAAGAATTATTTATAGCCGGCAAACATATAGCGGATTACCCTTATTGCACACCTGAAAACATCATCGGCTATCTGCCGGGAACCGAAGATTTGCGTCAGCCGGGTAAAACCGAAATTGACGGTATCACGCTGGGTGATACCGGGTCAGCACCTTTGTTCTGCCTGGATATCAACATGCTGACGGGGCTGCGCTCACCCAGCCATATCGAATTACAGGAATTAATCAGAGAATGTGTGGGTGAAAAAAAACCGGTTTTTGTGTTGGCAAACAACGAAGTACTGAAACAAGAACTGATTAAAGCAGCAAATGGCGACCAGCGTTTGGTCCGAAGTGTCGAAATCGCTTATGAAAGACTGGCCAAAGTCATCCGCATTCTGGATGCCGCAGAAGCTGAGATTTTTTCCGGTAAAACGCCCGACTCGAACCCCAAACTCTTTATGGCAATGGGGGGTGCAGGCGCAGGAAAAACCGCCGTACAAGAAATTGCGCACGCCAGTTGTGGCGGCAATTACGTTATCGCTTCTTTGGATGATTTCCGTAAAAAAAGTGATTTGTACAAAGTGCTGACCGCCGCCAATCATCACAGTGATGATTACGTCTATGTAGAACCGTTTGCCAACCGGCTGCGCGATTCAGTCGCCATGCGGGCCAAACAGCATCGTATCAATCTGATGTATGACGGCACGGGAATCCCCTATAGCCCTCGCTATTCAGGCATCATCGCCAACTTTAAACAGGCGGGCTTTACAACACAAATTATCGCCGTCGATGCCTTTCTGGTAAAACCCGAGGGCCGCGAACACGAACTATCAAGGTTGTCGGTGGTGGGCAGTGTCAAAAAGCGTTTCGGCAAAACCGGCCGCGCCCTGCCCTGGGTTATTACCATTTACAAACATATCCACGCACCCGAATCATTTCTAAATGCGTTTGACGACATGAATCTGGATAAAATCGTTTTGTTTGCCAATGATGGTGATAGAACAAATCAGTATCTGGTGGCCGAAAGCTTCGAGTTGTCCGATCATGAAATCGACATGATCAAAGAACACCAGCAATCGGGATCACTGGCAAAATATCTGACCGGGTTGAGCAAAAACAGGGAAGATTCTGTTTACAGAAACTTTTCCGCTGATGATAAAAATTTATTGAAAGAACTGATTAATCGCAATCCTGAACGCGGCGAAAATAATGCCGCTTATTTGATCACTAACGGAAATAAAGTCTTGGCAATTTATAATGCCCGCCGTTTGGTGGATTTTATCGAAAAACGTCAATTGAACCCCAATGCCTCCTATGAAGCAGGACTGGTGCACAAATCCGCTTCACTGTCGTTTCATGTCGACCCCGATTCTGACACGCCTTGGCTGGTCAGGCTTCAGGATGCTTTTCAGGGATAA
- a CDS encoding DUF1269 domain-containing protein: protein MRRIYFLAPDIKTTHKIVDDLRAEGLEEHHMHILAKRDTPLEDMPEASEFQKTDFIPAVERGAALGAATGLLAGLVGLRFAGFAIAGGPVLGVLFYGATIGAMMSGLAGLEVGNSRVKDYADAIENGQVLIMVDIPKDRIDTIRQVIVKHHPAAKFEGIEPLLPPSY, encoded by the coding sequence GTGAGACGAATCTATTTTTTAGCCCCAGACATAAAGACAACGCATAAAATTGTTGATGATTTGCGAGCAGAGGGCTTAGAGGAACACCATATGCATATCTTGGCAAAACGAGACACGCCTTTAGAAGATATGCCTGAAGCCTCGGAATTTCAGAAAACCGATTTTATTCCTGCAGTTGAACGAGGTGCGGCTCTGGGCGCTGCCACAGGCTTACTGGCAGGGCTTGTTGGCTTGCGTTTTGCCGGATTTGCGATTGCCGGCGGCCCTGTACTTGGGGTTTTGTTTTACGGTGCAACCATCGGCGCGATGATGAGTGGTTTGGCCGGTCTTGAGGTAGGTAACTCAAGAGTTAAAGATTATGCCGATGCGATTGAAAATGGCCAAGTATTGATCATGGTGGATATTCCAAAAGATCGCATAGACACAATCCGTCAAGTGATTGTCAAGCATCATCCTGCTGCCAAATTCGAAGGTA